In one window of Candidatus Sulfuricurvum sp. RIFRC-1 DNA:
- a CDS encoding MarR family winged helix-turn-helix transcriptional regulator, with translation MNRCECPTQESLGCLTNLSAMAARNYLTRQLSLHGIDMTIEQFKVMVVLWKEGTSTQQNIADFVGKDKTSITRLIAGLEKRSLIGRATDENDKRCNLVTLTPQGIALEKPTMEVLQQANESLQKHFNPEELAITLRVLKQMCLSLNYTSKESE, from the coding sequence ATGAATCGATGTGAATGCCCGACACAAGAATCGTTAGGGTGTCTTACCAACCTCTCCGCAATGGCGGCACGTAACTATCTCACCCGTCAGCTCTCTTTGCATGGAATCGATATGACGATTGAGCAATTCAAAGTAATGGTCGTTTTGTGGAAAGAAGGGACTTCAACACAACAAAACATCGCGGATTTCGTCGGAAAAGATAAAACCTCTATCACACGCCTGATTGCAGGATTGGAAAAACGTTCACTTATTGGACGTGCTACTGACGAAAACGATAAACGATGCAATCTTGTCACCCTCACCCCCCAGGGAATTGCCCTCGAAAAACCGACAATGGAAGTGTTGCAACAAGCTAATGAATCTTTGCAAAAACACTTTAATCCCGAAGAACTTGCTATTACTCTGCGTGTTTTAAAACAAATGTGCCTCTCTCTAAATTACACCTCAAAGGAATCCGAATGA
- a CDS encoding nucleotidyl transferase AbiEii/AbiGii toxin family protein — protein MDKLDFIREHYGEQINAFRWLIEERFGYLPNQNSSLLRFGGGTALAIYYFQHRKSFDIDLFATDQQVLNYLSPKTWIEESRHFNSSEYIDQAHHVGLLSNNNIKVDILVSADFIEPPLIDSSLELFPINLYVESISDIIAKKIVFRNAQNKTRDIIDIAVALSKDPNILASIVEKGAVSIENIKILQSAINGLNREKYVYETEIVEPFAQYIDIAKSAPEIILEECSRLIENF, from the coding sequence ATGGATAAGCTTGATTTTATTCGAGAGCATTACGGAGAGCAGATTAACGCATTTAGATGGCTGATCGAAGAGCGATTCGGGTATCTGCCGAATCAAAATAGTTCTCTTTTACGTTTTGGAGGGGGAACGGCGCTTGCTATTTACTATTTTCAACACCGTAAAAGTTTTGATATCGATTTGTTCGCTACCGATCAGCAGGTTTTGAACTATCTAAGTCCGAAAACATGGATCGAGGAATCACGCCACTTTAATAGCAGTGAATATATCGATCAAGCACACCATGTCGGTCTTTTATCTAACAATAATATCAAAGTTGATATTCTCGTCTCGGCAGATTTTATCGAGCCTCCTTTGATCGATTCATCGCTGGAACTTTTCCCTATCAACCTTTACGTTGAAAGCATCTCCGACATCATTGCAAAAAAAATCGTTTTTCGAAATGCTCAAAATAAAACAAGGGATATTATCGACATAGCGGTAGCCCTTTCAAAAGATCCAAATATATTGGCTTCTATTGTAGAAAAAGGTGCGGTAAGTATTGAAAATATCAAAATACTTCAAAGTGCTATCAATGGATTAAATAGGGAAAAATATGTCTATGAAACAGAGATAGTCGAGCCTTTTGCGCAATACATTGATATTGCTAAATCCGCTCCGGAAATAATTTTGGAAGAGTGTTCAAGGTTGATTGAAAATTTTTAA
- a CDS encoding efflux RND transporter periplasmic adaptor subunit, with translation MNRLTTIALSSALILAMSGCERPKAKGMEKPPEGPVPVTTTEVKTGHFPAVLRATGQTQAFNTVQVFARVNGYLQKRSYTEGSALNKGETLFVIDPSDLKNSLESAKAAYELASANYTNAKAVLNRIKPLAEANAASRQELDTATANERNSAAAVMAAKASLEQAKLNLSYTVIKAPISGFVDKSKIDVGTYVAAGANGLLTTIYQTDPMYVNFTFSENEKLTRQNAIASGKLTAPKDGKYLVELTLSDGTTLARKGEINFIAPFVDSTTGNITYRALIDNSDHKLLPGQFVQVKVKGMEWKNALYVPQKTLLTGEKGKFVYAIEANNTVTPKPVVVGEWVGENILIESGVNAGDKIAADALPKLKPGAEVIPNSK, from the coding sequence ATGAATCGTTTAACTACTATTGCTTTATCAAGCGCCCTCATCCTCGCTATGAGCGGATGCGAACGTCCCAAAGCCAAAGGGATGGAAAAACCGCCGGAGGGTCCTGTTCCTGTGACGACAACCGAAGTCAAAACGGGTCATTTCCCGGCAGTTCTCCGAGCAACAGGTCAAACGCAAGCCTTTAATACCGTACAAGTTTTCGCCCGCGTAAACGGATACCTCCAAAAACGCTCCTACACTGAGGGTTCAGCCCTCAACAAAGGAGAAACATTATTTGTTATCGATCCATCGGATTTAAAAAATTCTCTTGAAAGTGCCAAAGCCGCGTATGAACTTGCATCCGCCAACTACACCAATGCCAAAGCTGTCTTAAACCGTATCAAACCTCTTGCCGAAGCCAATGCCGCAAGCCGACAGGAGCTCGACACCGCAACCGCCAATGAACGAAACAGTGCCGCTGCCGTTATGGCGGCAAAAGCATCACTGGAACAAGCCAAACTGAACCTCAGCTATACCGTGATCAAAGCTCCTATCAGCGGATTTGTCGATAAATCCAAAATCGATGTCGGTACCTACGTTGCGGCCGGAGCCAACGGACTGCTCACAACAATCTATCAGACTGACCCGATGTACGTCAATTTTACCTTTAGCGAAAACGAAAAACTTACCCGACAAAATGCGATTGCATCAGGTAAACTCACCGCTCCGAAAGACGGAAAATACCTCGTTGAACTCACCCTAAGCGATGGAACGACATTAGCGCGCAAAGGGGAGATCAATTTTATCGCACCGTTCGTCGATTCGACCACCGGAAATATCACCTATCGTGCGCTTATCGATAACAGCGACCATAAACTCCTCCCAGGACAGTTTGTCCAAGTCAAAGTCAAAGGGATGGAATGGAAAAATGCCCTCTACGTTCCTCAAAAAACACTGCTCACGGGCGAAAAAGGGAAATTCGTCTACGCCATCGAAGCTAACAATACCGTTACCCCTAAACCCGTCGTAGTAGGAGAATGGGTCGGTGAAAATATCCTGATCGAGAGCGGTGTCAATGCCGGTGATAAAATTGCCGCAGACGCCCTGCCTAAACTCAAACCAGGAGCGGAAGTCATTCCGAATTCAAAATAA
- a CDS encoding bifunctional diguanylate cyclase/phosphodiesterase: protein MKYTTKLKIKITLAISFFLVWVVIIGFSQYYREIEKIDKDCNEKLLTAAQLARHIVGDDFHNQIKSGKVVSEREDMKNILALSNFAQEAHVKYIYTIILDANDTLRFTSSSALEKELLTGEKLTRYFDSYEYYPKMITALESGNIVYDLDNDTDEWGSFRSIFVPYTTKSGMRYLMGVDIDNKSMEIRARETIISEAIKSIVLFFALLPLLLLYRAHFYKTNRRLRLLVDKATHQLRYMNKNLERLVDEKSAQILSQALIDPLTELPNRMQLQQDLMIDGFKGIAIVNIDDFKEVNDFFGIAIGDKILREFAKELQSFRLKVYRLNGDEFVIFKAVADEGDQIEADFRSMVQALHEKVYIIDGETLNLNVTVGIAIGQKDLLGQADIALHLAKQTEQSIVVYKKEYSTEQKAKHYLSLSQAIRQALLSSRIICYYQPIVEAASGKIKKYETLVRMVMEDGTILLPGDFLMVAQKTKLYTEITKEVIRQACETFRLRPEGFSVNLSARDILSSDTVDFILDTIRRTDTANRIVFEILESEGIENYKEVSLFIQKMQNEGAKIAIDDFGSGYSSFENILMLNVDYIKIDGSLIRNIDHEQRHAIVVQTIIEFSQKIGAKTIAEFVSSEPIADKVKELGIDYSQGYFFGKPEPLPAYKT, encoded by the coding sequence ATGAAATACACTACAAAATTAAAGATCAAAATTACATTGGCTATCTCTTTTTTTTTAGTGTGGGTTGTCATTATAGGTTTTTCTCAATATTATAGAGAAATTGAAAAAATCGACAAAGATTGTAACGAAAAGCTTTTAACCGCAGCACAACTTGCACGTCATATTGTTGGAGATGACTTTCACAATCAAATCAAATCCGGAAAAGTTGTTTCCGAAAGGGAAGATATGAAAAATATCCTTGCCCTTTCAAATTTTGCCCAAGAGGCTCACGTTAAATATATCTACACCATTATTTTAGATGCGAACGATACTCTCCGATTTACTTCCAGCAGTGCCTTGGAAAAGGAACTTCTTACCGGTGAGAAGCTCACCCGTTATTTTGATTCGTATGAGTACTATCCTAAAATGATCACCGCATTGGAAAGTGGGAATATTGTCTATGACCTTGATAATGATACGGATGAATGGGGGAGTTTTCGAAGTATTTTTGTCCCCTACACCACAAAATCAGGAATGCGATATCTGATGGGTGTCGATATAGACAATAAGTCAATGGAGATTAGAGCTAGAGAGACGATCATTAGTGAAGCGATTAAAAGCATAGTTTTGTTTTTTGCTTTATTGCCGCTCTTGCTTCTGTATCGGGCACATTTTTATAAAACCAATCGAAGGCTGCGTCTATTGGTCGATAAGGCAACGCACCAGCTTCGTTATATGAATAAAAATCTCGAAAGGCTTGTGGATGAAAAAAGTGCCCAAATACTCAGTCAAGCACTCATTGATCCTCTAACAGAACTACCGAACCGAATGCAATTACAGCAAGACCTTATGATTGATGGGTTTAAAGGAATTGCTATTGTCAATATAGATGATTTCAAAGAGGTAAATGATTTTTTTGGTATTGCGATCGGCGACAAGATTCTTCGAGAATTTGCGAAGGAACTTCAAAGTTTTAGGTTAAAAGTCTATCGCCTTAACGGTGATGAATTTGTCATCTTTAAAGCTGTTGCGGATGAAGGCGACCAGATAGAAGCAGATTTTCGTTCAATGGTTCAAGCGCTTCATGAGAAAGTATATATCATTGATGGAGAGACTCTAAATCTGAATGTTACCGTAGGAATTGCGATCGGACAAAAAGATCTTCTTGGGCAAGCAGACATTGCGTTGCACCTCGCTAAACAAACAGAACAATCCATTGTTGTTTACAAAAAAGAATACTCTACCGAACAAAAAGCAAAACACTATCTCTCTCTTTCTCAAGCAATACGCCAAGCTTTACTTTCCTCACGAATCATATGCTATTATCAGCCGATTGTCGAAGCGGCCTCGGGAAAAATAAAAAAATACGAAACGTTAGTACGCATGGTGATGGAAGATGGAACGATACTCCTTCCCGGTGATTTTTTGATGGTTGCTCAAAAGACAAAACTTTATACTGAAATCACAAAAGAAGTTATCCGACAGGCATGCGAAACCTTTCGTTTACGACCCGAAGGATTTTCAGTCAATTTATCTGCTCGCGATATTTTATCGTCGGATACGGTAGATTTTATTTTGGACACTATCCGAAGAACGGATACTGCAAATCGGATCGTATTTGAAATTTTGGAATCAGAGGGGATAGAAAACTACAAGGAAGTCTCTTTGTTTATTCAAAAGATGCAAAATGAAGGGGCAAAAATTGCAATTGACGATTTCGGATCAGGATATTCCAGTTTCGAAAATATTTTGATGCTCAATGTAGATTACATCAAAATAGACGGCTCTTTAATCCGGAACATAGATCACGAGCAGCGTCATGCTATAGTAGTTCAAACCATTATTGAGTTTTCCCAGAAAATCGGTGCCAAAACAATCGCCGAATTTGTTTCTTCTGAACCCATTGCGGATAAAGTTAAAGAACTTGGAATCGATTATTCACAAGGATATTTTTTCGGAAAACCGGAACCTTTGCCAGCCTACAAAACATAG
- a CDS encoding polysaccharide deacetylase family protein, translated as MFRLFLLVMVLMGSLWGAVAEKKVPVLCYHRFAPEAVDSMTIKNSAFTEQMEWLKIHGYSVIPLDTAMGYVNGKVKTIPAKSVVITVDDGHKSVYSDMAPIVKKYKIPVTLFIYPSAISNAKYAMTWEQLRDLETTKLFHVESHTYWHPNFKKEKKTLSPEEYAKSVDKQLNGSKKKLEEKMGHEIKYLAWVFGIYDDALLVDAKKSGYTAAFTIDRQHASSGDHVMALGRYMVVSKHTIKEFVRMVDGTEDRMSKDKKEVVQY; from the coding sequence ATGTTTCGATTGTTTTTGCTGGTTATGGTTTTGATGGGTTCGTTGTGGGGTGCAGTAGCAGAAAAAAAAGTCCCCGTATTGTGTTACCACCGTTTCGCTCCCGAAGCAGTTGATTCAATGACGATCAAAAATTCTGCGTTTACGGAGCAGATGGAGTGGCTTAAAATACACGGCTATAGCGTTATCCCTCTTGATACGGCAATGGGGTATGTAAACGGTAAAGTGAAAACAATTCCTGCCAAATCGGTTGTTATCACCGTCGATGACGGGCACAAAAGCGTCTACAGCGATATGGCTCCGATCGTTAAAAAATACAAAATACCTGTCACACTGTTCATCTATCCGAGTGCGATCTCGAACGCTAAATATGCGATGACATGGGAACAACTCCGTGATTTGGAAACAACGAAACTCTTTCACGTCGAATCTCATACTTATTGGCACCCGAATTTCAAAAAAGAGAAGAAAACACTATCTCCAGAGGAGTACGCTAAATCGGTTGATAAACAGCTAAACGGATCGAAGAAAAAACTCGAAGAGAAAATGGGACATGAGATCAAATACCTCGCATGGGTGTTCGGTATTTACGATGATGCGCTTCTTGTCGATGCAAAAAAATCGGGATATACGGCGGCATTTACAATCGATCGACAACATGCCTCTTCGGGTGATCATGTGATGGCATTGGGGCGTTATATGGTGGTGAGCAAACACACGATCAAAGAGTTTGTGAGAATGGTGGATGGAACCGAAGATCGGATGAGCAAAGATAAAAAAGAAGTGGTACAGTATTGA
- a CDS encoding helix-turn-helix domain-containing protein, translated as MKTKEIALLLGVPPSTLHDWKKNPEKKNLAAMLTAMPKEVALGFIKDATKKQAPKMLLATVNCSIGNVKKHLKASDIKKLLVGDKPETSVEKYALDVIKTEATHEEIIAFATYYRIPKKSLSKILNG; from the coding sequence ATGAAAACCAAAGAGATCGCGTTATTGCTCGGCGTACCTCCTTCAACGTTGCATGATTGGAAAAAAAATCCTGAAAAGAAAAATCTTGCGGCGATGCTCACTGCAATGCCAAAAGAGGTTGCATTAGGGTTCATAAAAGATGCAACAAAGAAGCAAGCACCTAAGATGCTTTTGGCGACAGTGAACTGCTCCATCGGAAATGTTAAAAAACACCTCAAAGCCTCAGATATAAAAAAGCTTCTTGTAGGGGATAAACCTGAAACATCGGTTGAAAAATACGCGCTCGATGTGATCAAAACTGAAGCCACTCACGAAGAGATTATTGCATTTGCAACTTACTATCGCATTCCGAAAAAAAGTCTCAGTAAGATTTTAAATGGATAA